A single Candidatus Tectomicrobia bacterium DNA region contains:
- the hemW gene encoding radical SAM family heme chaperone HemW, with product MPRAEKNQRAGSRPAPGSLPGGPPREAPLSVYVHIPFCLAKCGYCDFNSYALDGLIALGRAGEDWAARYADALIREAEGRSRTLGLGGRRVETVFFGGGTPSLMPPGETARLLDALRRLFRFAPDAEVTAEANPGAADAARFAALRAAGVNRISVGVQSFDDEALRRLDRVHTGEEARAAFRAARAAGFDNVSLDLMFGIPFQTVEAARADIEAALALGPEHLSAYELTIEPGTAFHALHGRGELRGLPDEETALAMWRMRDRLLARAGFERYEISNFARPGRRCRHNLNYWKRGEYLGLGAGAHSFVGNKRVWNHARPDVYQAQAEDPTSGEEIVGDPAKAMGEALMLGLRLREGVSLGEVARACGADPEEAFGALFEELGRGGLLERENGAIRLTSRGTLLANQVLARFL from the coding sequence ATGCCGCGAGCGGAGAAGAACCAGCGGGCCGGCTCCCGCCCGGCCCCCGGAAGCCTCCCCGGCGGCCCGCCGCGGGAAGCCCCCCTCTCGGTCTACGTCCACATCCCCTTCTGCCTCGCCAAGTGCGGCTACTGCGACTTCAACTCCTACGCCCTCGACGGCCTCATCGCCCTCGGCCGAGCCGGGGAGGACTGGGCCGCCCGCTACGCGGACGCGCTCATCCGCGAGGCGGAGGGCCGGAGCCGCACCCTGGGCCTCGGGGGCAGGCGCGTCGAGACCGTCTTCTTCGGTGGGGGGACCCCCTCCCTCATGCCCCCCGGGGAGACGGCGCGGTTGCTGGATGCCCTGCGCCGGCTCTTCCGCTTCGCGCCGGACGCCGAGGTCACGGCCGAGGCCAACCCCGGGGCCGCCGACGCGGCGCGCTTCGCCGCCCTGCGCGCGGCGGGGGTGAACCGGATCAGCGTCGGGGTCCAGTCCTTCGACGACGAGGCCCTGCGCCGCCTCGACCGCGTCCACACGGGGGAGGAGGCCCGGGCCGCCTTCCGCGCGGCGCGCGCGGCGGGCTTCGACAACGTCTCGCTGGACCTCATGTTCGGCATCCCGTTCCAGACGGTGGAGGCCGCCCGGGCCGACATCGAGGCGGCCCTCGCCCTGGGCCCCGAGCACCTCTCGGCCTACGAGCTCACCATCGAGCCGGGCACCGCCTTCCACGCCCTGCACGGCCGGGGCGAGCTGCGCGGCCTCCCGGACGAGGAGACGGCCCTCGCCATGTGGCGGATGCGCGACAGGCTCCTGGCGCGGGCGGGCTTCGAGCGCTACGAGATCAGCAACTTCGCCCGGCCCGGCCGCCGCTGCCGCCACAACCTCAACTACTGGAAGCGCGGGGAGTACCTGGGCCTGGGCGCCGGGGCGCATTCTTTCGTCGGGAACAAGCGCGTCTGGAACCACGCCCGGCCCGATGTCTACCAGGCGCAGGCGGAAGATCCGACCTCGGGGGAGGAGATCGTCGGGGATCCGGCCAAGGCCATGGGAGAGGCCCTCATGCTGGGCCTGCGGCTCAGGGAGGGCGTCTCCCTCGGCGAGGTCGCCCGCGCCTGCGGGGCGGACCCGGAGGAGGCCTTCGGCGCGCTGTTCGAGGAGCTCGGCCGGGGCGGCCTCCTGGAGCGGGAGAACGGGGCCATCCGCCTCACCTCCCGGGGCACCCTCCTCGCCAACCAGGTGCTGGCGCGGTTCCTGTAG